DNA from Sporichthyaceae bacterium:
CCGCGCCGACCAGCGCGAAATAGGTGAGCCAGCCGACGATGATGGCGTGCCGCGCGGAGTGTGTCGCCGAGGTGACCGCATCGGGATGTTGCCCGTCGGTCAGCCGGGCCAGATACGAGCTGGTGTGCAGCTGGGTGAGGCTGACCAGCGGCCGGATCAGGCCGGGGAAGTCAATGGTGGGCAGAAATTCCAGGGTCCGGTCGAACAGCACCAGGTGACCGGGGCCGAGCAACCGGAATCCCGGCCGCACCGCACCCAGCTGCACGGTCTGCCCGAACAGGTGCACTGTGCGCGCCGGCACCACCAGCACCGCGAGGTCGATGGCGAGCACCGCGATGACCGCGACGAGCACCAGGCGGGCCAGCCGGACCGGCCAGCGCCGCGGCACCGGACGCACTGCTGCGACCTGCTCCGCGACCGGCGCATCGGTCGGCGGCAGGCTCAGCGTGTCGGCGTCGTGTTGCAACGGGCCTTCTCACCTTGAACCGAGCGAGGCACCTCCCGGCCCCGCCCCGTCATGGTGCGCCAAATCGTTATCTCGCGTGGGGTTTTCTTCTCAATGCGCAATCAATGCTCATTGAGCGTCCGCACCGGCCGGGCCGGCGAGCCGACCACCAGGACGTCCGGTGGCACATCCGCGGTCACCACCGAACCCGCGCCGACCACGGCGTTCTCCCCGATCGTCACGCCCGGGCAGACGATGACCCCGCCACCCAGCCAGACGTTGTCCCCGATCCGGATGGGGTGCCCGGACTCCAACTTGTCGCGTCGCGGCCCGGCCGCGAGCGGATGCGTGGCGGTGAGCAGCTGGACGTATGGTCCGATTTGTACGTCATCGCCGAGAGTCACCTCGGCGACGTCGAGGATGACCAGACCGAAATTCGCGAAGCAGCGCGCGCCCATCCGGATCTGTGAGCCGTAGTCGACGTGCAGCGGCGGGCGGATCGCGGAATCCGCACCGAACGCGGCGAACAGGTCGGTGAGCAGGCGCCGGTGTTCGGCGGAATCCGCGCCGGGGGCGCGGTTGAACGCGTCGGTCAGCGCGACCGCGCGTTCGTGGGCCGCGATCAGCTCCGGGTCGTCGGCCAGGTACAACTCGCCGGCCAGCATGCGCTGCCGCATCGACATCGGCGGCAGCCCCGTCAGGAGCAGCGGTCGGCGTCGGCCGGCAGCTGCAGCCGCGAGTCCAGCGTGTACGTGCCGGGGCCCGGCACCCGGACCAGGGTCCACGGCCCGCGGGCCCGCGCGCAGCCGCCACCCCGGGCACTGTCCAGCGCGAACAGCGGTGACCAGCGGATC
Protein-coding regions in this window:
- a CDS encoding sugar O-acetyltransferase yields the protein MSMRQRMLAGELYLADDPELIAAHERAVALTDAFNRAPGADSAEHRRLLTDLFAAFGADSAIRPPLHVDYGSQIRMGARCFANFGLVILDVAEVTLGDDVQIGPYVQLLTATHPLAAGPRRDKLESGHPIRIGDNVWLGGGVIVCPGVTIGENAVVGAGSVVTADVPPDVLVVGSPARPVRTLNEH